A single genomic interval of Zunongwangia sp. HGR-M22 harbors:
- a CDS encoding alpha-L-fucosidase, protein MIQHFNRIIVGLGIATMLFACQEKQEEKAPEAVGPTPSKEQLAWHKMELNAFIHFTTNTFTGKEWGYGDESPEIFNPTDIDVDQWMETLQKAGFKGVILTAKHHDGFALFPSDYTEHDIANSSYKDGKGDLVKEVAESARAHGLKFGIYLSPWDRNREDYGEKSYVEYYRNQLKEIFTNYGDIFEMWFDGANGGDGYYGGANEERRIDKQNYYDWPTTLAMVEEIQPSVLFFSDAGPDLRWVGNERGEAGSTNWNIINPDTLYAGKPEISDLLQTGAKDGTKWIPAEVDVSIRPGWFYHKEEDSLVKSPQELFTTYLQSVGRGSTLLLNVPPDQRGQFDENDVASLLGMRKIIDSVFANNLAENAQISASNYRGESEAYSAENLIDGDSETYWATDDEVIQSSVEITFDAAKTVNFVLLQEYIELGQRVEKFNISAKENGEWKQIAEGTTIGYKRILKVPSVETTALKIEIEAAKANPILANLEIY, encoded by the coding sequence ATGATTCAGCATTTCAATAGAATTATAGTTGGTTTAGGAATTGCAACGATGTTGTTTGCCTGCCAGGAAAAACAAGAAGAAAAAGCACCAGAAGCTGTTGGGCCAACGCCAAGTAAAGAACAATTGGCATGGCACAAAATGGAATTAAATGCGTTTATTCACTTTACCACTAATACATTTACAGGCAAAGAATGGGGATATGGCGATGAATCTCCAGAAATTTTTAATCCTACAGATATTGATGTGGATCAGTGGATGGAAACTTTGCAAAAAGCCGGTTTTAAGGGCGTTATTTTAACGGCAAAGCATCATGATGGTTTTGCATTATTTCCTTCAGATTATACCGAGCATGATATTGCCAATTCATCATACAAAGATGGAAAGGGAGATTTGGTAAAAGAAGTAGCCGAATCTGCCAGAGCACACGGATTAAAATTCGGGATTTACTTATCGCCTTGGGATCGTAATCGTGAAGATTATGGGGAGAAATCTTATGTGGAATATTACCGAAATCAGTTAAAAGAAATTTTCACCAACTATGGCGATATCTTCGAGATGTGGTTTGATGGCGCTAATGGCGGTGATGGATATTATGGTGGTGCCAATGAAGAGCGTAGGATCGATAAACAAAATTATTACGATTGGCCAACAACTTTAGCAATGGTTGAAGAAATTCAGCCTTCTGTATTATTTTTTAGTGATGCCGGGCCAGATTTACGTTGGGTAGGTAACGAAAGAGGCGAAGCAGGATCAACTAATTGGAATATCATCAATCCAGATACGCTTTATGCGGGGAAACCTGAAATTAGCGATTTGTTGCAAACTGGAGCTAAAGACGGGACAAAATGGATTCCGGCTGAGGTAGATGTTTCCATACGCCCAGGATGGTTTTATCATAAAGAGGAAGATTCTTTAGTAAAATCTCCACAAGAATTATTTACTACTTATTTGCAATCGGTTGGTAGAGGATCTACTTTATTGCTGAATGTTCCGCCAGATCAACGTGGCCAATTTGATGAAAATGATGTCGCTTCTTTATTAGGAATGCGTAAAATTATCGATAGTGTTTTTGCTAATAATTTAGCTGAAAATGCACAAATATCAGCAAGTAATTATCGAGGGGAATCAGAAGCATATTCCGCAGAAAATTTAATCGATGGAGATTCTGAAACGTATTGGGCTACCGATGATGAGGTTATTCAATCTTCAGTAGAAATCACTTTCGATGCTGCTAAAACGGTTAACTTTGTATTACTTCAGGAATATATTGAATTAGGACAACGTGTAGAAAAATTCAATATTAGTGCAAAGGAAAATGGCGAATGGAAGCAAATTGCTGAAGGCACAACCATCGGGTATAAGCGAATTCTAAAAGTTCCTTCCGTAGAAACTACCGCTTTAAAAATTGAAATTGAAGCAGCAAAAGCAAATCCAATATTAGCTAATCTAGAAATTTATTAA